In the genome of Desulfovibrio desulfuricans, one region contains:
- a CDS encoding glycosyltransferase family 10 domain-containing protein, with protein MAENPAYFCQFATIHEGWPWLRQTQDGQGSFGPVRFALAAQPDSALMAPANAEVWLVVFDEAPAGFCTTTPRERRILFVTEPPEIKKYPRSYLGQFGTVVSPYDFRSVERRSMVISNPCLNWHFGVSRTPTGYASRFANLGELRDMPMPAKTGLISVVCSNKTATAAQRARLVLVNLLKNRLGDALHVYGRGFNPVDDKMAAIAPYRYHVVLENNYLPNFWTEKLSDAWLGWSLPLYLGAPNLGEVCPAAGFVPLPAPSPAELSAGAPESCVQAVVQALEARLWDGRQAELAQCRNWMMETTNVFAQAARMLQTAPQYCRRQPALTRPEAIFGVGRDDVAALYRLGRAGNV; from the coding sequence TTGGCTGAAAATCCCGCATATTTTTGTCAATTTGCCACCATACATGAGGGCTGGCCCTGGCTGCGGCAAACCCAGGATGGGCAGGGCTCTTTTGGTCCTGTGCGGTTTGCCCTCGCGGCGCAGCCTGATTCCGCCCTGATGGCCCCGGCCAACGCCGAGGTCTGGCTGGTGGTTTTTGACGAGGCCCCTGCGGGCTTTTGCACCACGACCCCCCGCGAGCGGCGCATCCTGTTTGTTACTGAACCGCCTGAAATAAAAAAATATCCCCGCTCATACCTTGGCCAGTTCGGCACAGTTGTGTCGCCTTACGACTTTCGCAGCGTAGAGCGGCGCAGCATGGTCATCAGCAATCCCTGTCTCAACTGGCATTTTGGCGTAAGCCGCACGCCAACCGGTTACGCCAGCAGGTTCGCCAACCTGGGCGAGCTGCGCGACATGCCCATGCCGGCCAAAACAGGCCTGATCTCGGTGGTCTGCTCCAACAAAACCGCAACAGCGGCTCAGCGCGCCCGTCTGGTTTTGGTCAACCTGCTCAAGAACCGGCTGGGGGACGCGCTGCATGTGTACGGGCGCGGGTTCAACCCCGTGGACGACAAAATGGCGGCCATTGCGCCCTACAGGTATCATGTGGTGCTCGAAAACAACTACCTGCCCAACTTCTGGACAGAAAAGCTGTCCGACGCATGGCTTGGCTGGTCGCTGCCCCTGTATCTTGGCGCGCCCAACCTTGGCGAGGTCTGCCCTGCCGCTGGTTTTGTCCCGCTGCCCGCGCCGTCTCCAGCCGAGTTGTCGGCAGGCGCGCCGGAGTCCTGCGTGCAGGCTGTCGTGCAAGCGCTGGAAGCCCGGCTGTGGGACGGGCGTCAGGCCGAGCTGGCCCAGTGCCGTAACTGGATGATGGAAACCACCAACGTCTTTGCCCAGGCGGCCCGCATGCTGCAGACCGCGCCGCAGTATTGCCGCAGGCAGCCCGCGCTGACGCGGCCCGAGGCCATATTCGGCGTCGGCAGGGACGACGTGGCCGCGCTGTATCGGTTGGGCCGGGCGGGGAACGTATGA
- the pyrE gene encoding orotate phosphoribosyltransferase, translating into MQTFSPDELLELKRRLARLLVEKSYREGDFVLASGRRSDYYFDCRVTALHAEGSWLIGTLFNNMLREMDIKGVGGMTLGADPLVAATTVISHEQKRPLDGLLIRKEAKGHGTGQFVEGLGNFHTGDRVAMLEDVVTTGGSLLKACDRVRDAGLSIVAVCAILDREEGGREKLREAGYDLLALFTRAELVALAR; encoded by the coding sequence ATGCAAACATTTTCTCCTGACGAACTGCTGGAACTGAAGCGTCGGCTGGCCCGGCTGCTGGTAGAAAAATCTTACCGCGAGGGAGATTTTGTGCTGGCATCAGGCCGCAGAAGCGATTACTATTTTGACTGTCGCGTCACGGCACTGCATGCCGAAGGATCGTGGCTTATCGGAACACTGTTCAACAACATGCTCCGCGAGATGGATATAAAGGGCGTTGGCGGCATGACCTTGGGCGCGGATCCCCTGGTTGCCGCAACCACGGTCATTTCACATGAGCAGAAAAGACCTCTCGACGGCCTGCTGATTCGTAAGGAAGCAAAGGGCCATGGTACAGGACAGTTTGTTGAAGGCTTGGGCAACTTCCACACGGGCGACCGCGTGGCGATGCTTGAAGATGTTGTTACCACCGGCGGTTCTCTGCTGAAGGCCTGCGATCGCGTGCGTGACGCTGGCCTGTCCATTGTGGCGGTGTGCGCCATCCTGGATCGGGAGGAAGGAGGCCGGGAAAAGCTCCGTGAGGCGGGATATGACCTGCTTGCGCTCTTTACCCGTGCGGAATTGGTGGCCCTTGCGCGTTAA
- a CDS encoding glycosyltransferase family 2 protein yields the protein MSASRPEITVAMPAYNAAVHLQEAMGSILSQTFEDFELLVVDDGSTDDTYALACSTNDKRVRVERLPANKGRATARNMALGRARGRYLAWMDADDISLPRRLELQHACLEARAHLHVCGAGVEYFGHSDVLEMFAEQPEAARAAALFGAPVANGCAMLRLDAVRGLGLHYDAALARAEDLAFWADALLGAGMQATSLQTPLLRYRYAPAPQARQWHIRALLGHVFPPLGISASGAQAALHAGLVYGGVADPAAALRWLDTLWQTWTARYGQDAHMRRHMAVFTARILREAAVEPQKADSAARALRELSIAMLM from the coding sequence ATGAGCGCCTCCAGACCAGAAATAACCGTGGCCATGCCCGCCTATAACGCTGCCGTGCATCTGCAGGAGGCAATGGGGTCCATCCTGTCGCAGACCTTTGAGGATTTTGAGCTGCTGGTGGTGGACGACGGCTCCACTGACGACACGTACGCGCTGGCATGTTCCACCAATGACAAGCGGGTGCGGGTTGAAAGGCTGCCCGCCAACAAGGGGCGGGCTACCGCACGCAACATGGCCCTGGGCCGGGCGCGAGGCCGCTATCTTGCCTGGATGGACGCCGACGATATTTCCCTGCCCCGGCGGCTTGAACTGCAGCACGCCTGCCTTGAGGCGCGGGCGCACCTGCACGTATGCGGCGCGGGGGTTGAGTATTTCGGACATTCGGACGTGCTGGAGATGTTTGCGGAGCAGCCGGAGGCGGCGCGGGCTGCGGCCCTGTTTGGCGCGCCTGTGGCCAACGGCTGCGCCATGCTGCGGCTGGACGCGGTGCGCGGCTTAGGCTTACATTATGATGCCGCTCTGGCGCGGGCGGAGGATTTGGCCTTTTGGGCCGACGCCCTGCTGGGGGCGGGCATGCAGGCAACCAGTCTGCAAACCCCCTTGCTGCGCTATCGCTATGCGCCAGCCCCGCAGGCCCGGCAGTGGCACATCCGCGCGCTGCTGGGGCATGTGTTTCCGCCGTTGGGCATCAGCGCCAGCGGCGCACAGGCGGCCCTGCATGCCGGGCTTGTGTACGGCGGGGTGGCAGACCCCGCAGCCGCTCTGCGCTGGCTTGACACTCTCTGGCAGACCTGGACGGCGCGCTACGGGCAGGATGCGCACATGCGCCGCCACATGGCGGTGTTTACCGCCCGCATATTGCGCGAAGCGGCGGTTGAGCCGCAAAAGGCCGACAGCGCCGCAAGGGCTCTGCGGGAGCTTTCCATTGCCATGCTGATGTAA
- the hisH gene encoding imidazole glycerol phosphate synthase subunit HisH, translating into MLAILDYKAGNQTSVRRALEHLGIPCAITADPATLASAHGIIFPGVGAAGQAMRTLHAAGLDVLLRDAVKRGQPLLGICLGCQVLLDRSEENDTTTLGVVPGLCRRFDDNMLEEDGTPAPIPHMGWNSLQATAPCPLLEGVEPGAEFYFVHSYYVEPDPTFVIATTTYGKKFCSVYGRDGLWATQFHPEKSGRPGLTILRNFYDYCEARHAQ; encoded by the coding sequence ATGCTGGCCATTCTGGATTATAAGGCAGGCAACCAAACAAGCGTGCGCCGCGCTCTTGAGCATTTGGGAATACCTTGCGCCATCACGGCAGACCCGGCAACGCTCGCCAGTGCACACGGCATCATTTTTCCAGGTGTCGGCGCGGCGGGGCAGGCCATGCGCACCCTGCACGCCGCAGGGCTCGACGTGCTGCTGCGCGACGCCGTCAAACGCGGCCAGCCCCTGCTGGGCATTTGTCTTGGCTGTCAGGTTCTGCTTGACCGCAGTGAAGAAAACGACACCACAACCCTTGGCGTCGTGCCCGGGTTGTGCCGCCGGTTTGATGACAACATGCTTGAAGAGGACGGCACCCCTGCCCCCATCCCGCACATGGGCTGGAACAGCCTGCAGGCAACCGCCCCCTGCCCCCTGCTTGAGGGCGTTGAACCCGGGGCCGAGTTTTACTTTGTGCACAGTTACTATGTGGAGCCCGACCCCACTTTTGTTATTGCCACCACCACCTACGGCAAAAAATTCTGCTCGGTTTACGGGCGCGACGGCCTGTGGGCTACGCAGTTTCACCCCGAAAAGAGCGGCAGGCCGGGGCTGACCATCTTGCGCAACTTCTACGATTACTGCGAGGCGCGTCATGCTCAGTAA
- a CDS encoding PP-loop family protein, whose product MSHEFVSGADRVPAGLAVVLRQLPRVAVAYSGGLDSRFLCHAALLCGCDVLAVHVCGPHIPPQESAEAEAWAQQRGLALRLTRFDPLTLPEVENNSPRRCYGCKAGLVALLRSELAAMAQDGRVLCDGTNADDLQAYRPGLQALKEGRVRSPLAEAGLSKPAVREAARATGLDRPEQRARPCLLTRLAYGLRPDAAVLARLAAAEGALAALCGGQVGRDGASAGALGDFRLRLTPEPVLQAEKMPKNLEPEVQNILQSHGFWPCGIETGGGISGFYDAGGAGRNA is encoded by the coding sequence ATGAGCCATGAGTTTGTAAGCGGCGCGGATCGCGTGCCAGCGGGGCTGGCTGTGGTGCTGCGCCAGTTGCCGCGCGTGGCGGTTGCCTATTCTGGCGGGCTGGACAGCCGCTTTTTGTGTCACGCGGCCCTGTTGTGCGGTTGCGATGTGCTGGCCGTGCATGTTTGCGGCCCGCACATTCCCCCGCAGGAGAGCGCCGAGGCTGAGGCCTGGGCGCAACAGCGCGGTCTTGCCCTGCGCCTGACCCGGTTTGACCCCCTGACTTTGCCGGAGGTGGAGAACAACAGCCCCCGCCGGTGCTACGGCTGCAAGGCCGGGCTTGTGGCCCTGCTGCGCAGCGAGCTTGCCGCCATGGCGCAGGATGGCCGCGTGCTGTGCGACGGCACCAATGCCGACGATCTGCAGGCCTACAGACCGGGCCTGCAGGCGCTGAAAGAAGGCCGCGTGCGCTCGCCCCTGGCCGAGGCCGGGCTGTCAAAGCCCGCCGTACGTGAGGCCGCCCGCGCCACAGGTTTGGACAGGCCGGAGCAGCGGGCACGGCCCTGCCTGCTGACGCGCCTGGCCTACGGCCTGCGCCCCGATGCCGCCGTGCTTGCGCGGCTGGCTGCCGCAGAAGGCGCGCTTGCCGCGCTGTGCGGCGGGCAGGTGGGCAGGGACGGGGCCTCTGCGGGGGCGCTTGGCGACTTTCGCCTGCGGCTTACGCCCGAGCCTGTGCTGCAGGCGGAAAAGATGCCCAAAAATCTGGAGCCGGAGGTGCAAAATATTCTGCAAAGCCACGGGTTCTGGCCCTGCGGAATCGAAACCGGCGGCGGCATAAGCGGCTTTTATGATGCTGGCGGCGCGGGTCGCAATGCATAA
- the hisF gene encoding imidazole glycerol phosphate synthase subunit HisF: MLSKRVIPCLDVRNGRLTKGVKFAGNEDIGDPVETARRYYEEGADEIVFYDITASAEARGIFIDVVERVAEQIFIPFSVGGGISSVADMRAVLLAGAEKVSVNSAAVKDPYIISEGAEAFGSQAIVVGMDVLAVPVSAEIPSGYEIVIHGGRKRMGLDALAWARRCQDLGAGELCVNSIDADGTKDGYELKLTRAIVDAVSIPVIASGGAGEPRHMLEAVTRGGASAALIASIVHYGQYSIRQCKEYMAQHGAKVRTTW; this comes from the coding sequence ATGCTCAGTAAGCGAGTGATTCCCTGCCTGGACGTGCGAAACGGACGGCTGACCAAGGGCGTTAAATTTGCGGGCAACGAAGACATCGGCGACCCGGTGGAAACTGCGCGCCGCTACTATGAAGAAGGCGCTGACGAAATCGTTTTTTACGACATCACCGCCTCGGCTGAGGCGCGGGGTATCTTTATAGATGTGGTGGAGCGCGTCGCCGAGCAGATTTTCATTCCTTTTTCGGTGGGGGGCGGCATTTCCAGCGTGGCCGACATGCGGGCAGTGCTGCTGGCCGGGGCGGAAAAAGTCTCGGTTAATTCAGCAGCGGTCAAAGATCCGTACATCATCAGCGAGGGGGCCGAAGCCTTTGGTTCGCAGGCCATCGTGGTGGGCATGGACGTGCTGGCCGTGCCCGTCAGCGCCGAAATCCCCTCTGGTTACGAAATTGTCATCCACGGCGGTCGCAAGCGCATGGGTCTGGACGCCCTTGCCTGGGCGCGGCGCTGCCAGGACCTGGGCGCTGGCGAACTGTGCGTCAACTCCATTGATGCGGACGGCACCAAGGACGGCTACGAACTCAAACTGACCCGCGCCATTGTCGACGCCGTATCCATCCCCGTCATTGCTTCCGGCGGCGCGGGCGAACCCAGGCATATGCTCGAGGCGGTCACCAGGGGCGGAGCCTCCGCCGCGCTCATCGCCTCCATCGTGCACTACGGGCAGTATTCTATCCGCCAGTGCAAGGAATATATGGCGCAGCACGGGGCCAAGGTGCGCACCACCTGGTAG
- a CDS encoding sulfite exporter TauE/SafE family protein produces MYFPTAGIECNPVVPFVVALGISFITSMGGISGAFLLLPFQMSVLGYTNPSVSATNQFFNVLACPSGIWRYWHEGRLVWPLALTIAVGTLPGVFIGALVRINLLPNPQSFKIFAGLVLLYIGGRMALTTWQGRASLWSRKEKKENMPVCEDKNGRLMCCHVLYWNMKEVAFVFQETKYVVATRALVLLSLVVGLVGGIYGIGGGAIMAPFLVSFFGLPVYVVAGSTLFATFVTSVAGVSFYALLAPLYPAMAVAPDWRMGVLVGLGGMCGMYAGARCQKYVPSIALKALLTVVLLFTAMRYLGQGF; encoded by the coding sequence ATGTACTTTCCCACTGCTGGTATTGAGTGCAACCCGGTTGTTCCCTTTGTCGTAGCGCTTGGCATCTCCTTTATTACCTCCATGGGCGGCATCTCCGGCGCATTTTTGCTGCTGCCATTTCAGATGAGCGTGCTTGGGTACACCAACCCCAGCGTCAGCGCCACCAACCAGTTCTTTAACGTGCTGGCCTGTCCCTCGGGCATATGGCGGTACTGGCACGAGGGGCGGCTTGTGTGGCCGCTGGCCCTTACCATTGCCGTGGGCACGCTGCCCGGCGTTTTTATCGGGGCCCTCGTGCGTATCAATCTGTTGCCAAACCCACAGAGTTTTAAAATATTTGCCGGTCTTGTGCTGCTGTACATCGGCGGGCGCATGGCCCTGACCACCTGGCAGGGCCGGGCGTCGTTGTGGTCGCGCAAGGAAAAGAAAGAAAACATGCCCGTGTGCGAGGACAAAAACGGCAGGCTCATGTGCTGCCATGTGCTCTACTGGAACATGAAGGAAGTGGCCTTTGTCTTTCAGGAAACCAAGTACGTGGTCGCCACCCGCGCCCTGGTGCTGCTGAGCCTTGTGGTAGGGCTTGTGGGCGGCATTTACGGCATCGGGGGCGGGGCCATCATGGCGCCCTTTCTCGTTTCCTTTTTTGGCCTGCCCGTCTATGTGGTGGCTGGCTCCACGCTGTTTGCCACCTTTGTAACCTCGGTGGCGGGCGTTTCATTTTACGCGCTGCTTGCGCCGCTGTACCCGGCCATGGCGGTTGCGCCCGACTGGCGCATGGGCGTGCTGGTGGGCCTGGGGGGCATGTGCGGCATGTATGCCGGGGCCCGCTGCCAGAAGTATGTGCCCTCTATTGCGCTGAAAGCGCTTCTGACCGTAGTTTTGCTCTTTACAGCCATGCGCTATTTGGGCCAAGGTTTCTAG
- a CDS encoding FmdB family zinc ribbon protein, which translates to MPIYEYQCPKCQHTFEEWVKASECHGQEPCPKCGEPSPRIMSHTSFVLKGGGWYVSDYGYRKGVKEEGAASATSSGGSGASAASDDKAASAPAAADSGNSAAKAAPAPSPTTGAAASAPTKAASAAS; encoded by the coding sequence ATGCCTATCTACGAATATCAGTGCCCCAAGTGTCAGCATACGTTTGAGGAATGGGTCAAGGCATCGGAATGTCACGGGCAGGAACCCTGCCCCAAGTGTGGCGAGCCTTCGCCCCGCATCATGTCGCATACGTCGTTTGTGCTCAAAGGCGGCGGCTGGTATGTAAGCGACTACGGTTACCGCAAGGGCGTTAAGGAAGAGGGCGCGGCATCCGCGACCTCGTCCGGCGGCTCCGGCGCCTCCGCCGCATCCGATGACAAGGCCGCCAGCGCGCCCGCAGCCGCGGATTCTGGAAACAGCGCCGCCAAGGCGGCTCCTGCCCCCTCGCCAACCACTGGGGCCGCAGCGTCGGCTCCTACCAAGGCCGCCAGCGCGGCTTCATGA
- the murI gene encoding glutamate racemase has translation MNDSSRLPIGLFDSGMGGLTVFKALAERLPGEDLLYLGDTARLPYGTKGRDTIIRYTLKAAQKLVDMGVKMLVIACNTATSAALVTLREHFAPLPVMGVVDPGAQAAAAASVNGHIVVVATEATIAGGAYQQAIARIRPDAFVTGRACTLFVPLAEEGWMNGPIVEGVARRYLADIFSLEGGRAPDARTPAPDTLLLGCTHFPLLQEALRNVVGPGVRIVDSAATTAQRVAEELRATNLLRQGDGPAHYSFLTTDNTARFARTGSLFLGRNLPDDQVSLVDL, from the coding sequence ATGAACGATTCCTCGCGGTTGCCCATTGGTCTTTTTGATTCCGGCATGGGCGGCCTCACGGTTTTTAAGGCGCTGGCAGAGCGCCTGCCCGGCGAAGACCTGCTCTATCTTGGCGACACCGCCCGGCTGCCCTACGGCACCAAGGGGCGCGATACCATCATACGCTACACGCTCAAGGCCGCCCAAAAACTGGTGGACATGGGCGTTAAAATGCTGGTTATCGCCTGCAATACGGCCACATCCGCCGCGCTGGTCACCCTGCGCGAGCACTTTGCCCCGCTGCCCGTCATGGGCGTGGTAGACCCCGGCGCGCAGGCGGCAGCCGCAGCAAGCGTCAACGGACATATCGTGGTGGTAGCCACAGAGGCCACCATTGCAGGCGGCGCATACCAGCAGGCCATTGCCCGCATTCGCCCCGACGCCTTTGTGACTGGCCGGGCCTGCACCCTCTTTGTACCTCTGGCCGAAGAAGGCTGGATGAACGGCCCTATTGTGGAAGGCGTCGCCAGGCGCTATCTGGCCGACATTTTTTCACTTGAGGGCGGCCGCGCGCCTGACGCCCGCACCCCCGCGCCCGACACCCTGCTGCTGGGGTGCACGCACTTTCCCCTCTTGCAGGAGGCCCTGCGGAACGTCGTGGGCCCCGGGGTTCGCATTGTGGACTCCGCAGCCACCACGGCCCAGCGCGTGGCGGAAGAACTGCGGGCCACAAACCTGCTGCGTCAGGGCGACGGGCCCGCCCACTACAGTTTTTTGACCACGGACAACACCGCCCGCTTTGCCCGTACTGGCAGCCTTTTTCTGGGCAGAAACCTGCCCGACGACCAGGTCAGCCTGGTCGATCTGTAG
- the purB gene encoding adenylosuccinate lyase → MIDRYTRKEMGRIWTLENRYQAWLDVEVAVCRAWSDMGRIPAQAVDNIRAKAAIDVDRILAIEEVTRHDVIAFLTSLEEKVGAEDARYIHLGCTSSDIVDTANALLLVQAGRLILKDIRGLLASIETLAKRHKGVLCMGRTHGIHAEPTSFGLKMAGFYAEFERHLARVEAGMESIRVGKISGAVGTYAFLSPELEQRALDYLELGVDPHSTQIIQRDRYAHFFTSLAILAGGVERLCVELRHLQRTEVLEVEEGFAKGQKGSSAMPHKKNPISAENMSGLSRLLRTNALASLENQALWHERDISHSSVERVIMPDSTILADYVLTRLTKLLDGLVVKPERMRENMERSYGLYFSQRVLTALIATGLPRQKAYEAVQRLAMQSWESRTPFPDLVRNDADISGRLGAATLAELFDPAYYLQHEDEIFARVFKNASANKA, encoded by the coding sequence ATGATTGATCGCTATACCCGTAAGGAAATGGGCCGCATCTGGACCCTTGAAAATCGCTATCAGGCATGGCTTGATGTTGAAGTGGCTGTTTGCCGGGCCTGGAGCGACATGGGTCGCATCCCCGCCCAGGCGGTCGACAACATCCGGGCCAAGGCCGCCATTGACGTGGACCGCATCCTGGCCATCGAGGAAGTGACCCGTCACGACGTCATCGCCTTTTTGACCTCGCTGGAAGAAAAGGTGGGCGCGGAAGACGCGCGCTACATCCATCTTGGCTGCACCTCGTCCGACATCGTGGACACGGCCAACGCCCTGCTGCTCGTGCAGGCGGGCAGGCTGATACTCAAGGACATTCGCGGGCTTCTGGCCTCTATCGAAACGCTGGCCAAACGCCACAAAGGCGTGCTGTGCATGGGCCGCACCCACGGCATCCACGCAGAACCCACCAGCTTCGGGCTCAAGATGGCGGGATTTTACGCCGAGTTTGAGCGCCACCTCGCACGGGTCGAAGCCGGTATGGAAAGCATACGCGTGGGCAAAATTTCCGGCGCGGTGGGCACGTACGCCTTTCTGTCGCCCGAGCTTGAGCAGCGCGCCCTGGATTATCTTGAGCTTGGGGTTGACCCGCACTCTACCCAGATCATCCAGCGCGACCGCTATGCGCACTTTTTTACCTCGCTGGCCATTCTGGCGGGCGGCGTGGAGCGCCTGTGCGTAGAGCTGCGCCACCTGCAGCGCACAGAGGTGCTTGAGGTGGAAGAGGGTTTTGCCAAGGGCCAAAAGGGTTCCTCGGCCATGCCCCACAAAAAAAACCCCATCTCGGCCGAAAACATGAGCGGTCTCTCGCGCCTGCTGCGCACCAATGCCCTTGCCTCGCTTGAAAATCAGGCACTGTGGCACGAGCGCGACATCAGCCACTCGTCTGTGGAGCGGGTTATCATGCCCGACTCCACCATTCTGGCCGACTACGTGCTGACCCGCCTGACCAAGCTGCTTGACGGCCTGGTGGTCAAGCCCGAGCGCATGCGCGAAAACATGGAACGCTCGTACGGCCTCTATTTTTCACAGCGCGTGCTCACCGCCCTCATCGCCACGGGGCTGCCCCGCCAAAAGGCCTACGAGGCCGTGCAGCGGCTGGCCATGCAAAGCTGGGAGAGCCGCACGCCCTTCCCCGATCTGGTGCGCAACGATGCCGACATCAGCGGACGTCTGGGCGCGGCCACCCTTGCCGAACTTTTTGACCCCGCTTATTATCTGCAGCACGAAGACGAAATTTTTGCCCGCGTGTTCAAAAACGCTTCGGCCAACAAGGCGTAA
- a CDS encoding L,D-transpeptidase family protein, whose product MAFGIGCPLAAPHLALAEEWQATLYNEGLPTHLVAVDKKRQTFMFFEKKSPLRLKYTYPCTTGQLPGDKQSLNDLRTPEGVYFVEYKIASGLDFKEYGGIAYTLNYPNPVDRLRGKTGHGIWIHSKGFGIEPLATRGCVAIGLKEIDEVGPQLTPGTAVVLADKLDETAQPRPDSGTAQELRRLMQNWSNAWASRSVKMFDFYNPDAYSKAMTENFGAFRQNKERLFKALQFIKIFNRKINVLEGPGYWVTWSEQLYTASNLSTEGVRRLYWQRGADQKFRIVGMEWTPRDLGMRADFQKGQLVAEAPLQQVSDASSEAPQPPRLDMPEAAPEKSEPVALVAPQPSQDKAAAAKAGQADKLMAANDPLIARRAATPPPAEVNWGARPSMEETARNDAEATQKGAAAKPGEQAAKPAEPAAAGQLPPPATVQAPVAAPAAAAVQTPAQPAKPAVAAQMALTPEVQAGLEKAVKAWNADFAARSTDIASLYDPARYNREAGTPRGYSYNSTIRELERRFAVPWLRLISRKPRFEVQGTLAVSHCDQLVVAPNGMEQGVRSLWWNRDDKGDFRIVASQFKSEELGLAADYLDQISDDASAMIEKWRKAWEAGRIDEYIEYYADDAIQQGRWGAKNIQKQKELLWQRVKPTLVQITGLRLVADRQGIRADMNQVYADSSGHTDRGTKTLLLRYDGKNWRIAREDWALLGAPAAPIGAADQQ is encoded by the coding sequence ATGGCCTTTGGCATTGGTTGCCCGCTTGCCGCGCCCCACCTGGCCCTTGCTGAAGAATGGCAGGCCACGCTGTACAACGAGGGGTTGCCGACGCATCTGGTCGCTGTGGACAAAAAGCGCCAGACCTTCATGTTTTTTGAGAAAAAAAGTCCTCTCAGGCTCAAATACACATACCCCTGCACCACGGGCCAGCTGCCCGGCGACAAACAGTCGCTCAACGACCTGCGCACGCCCGAAGGCGTCTATTTTGTGGAATACAAAATCGCCAGCGGTCTGGATTTTAAGGAATACGGCGGCATCGCCTACACGCTGAACTATCCTAACCCGGTGGACAGGCTGCGCGGCAAAACCGGGCACGGCATCTGGATACACAGCAAGGGCTTTGGCATCGAACCCCTTGCAACCCGCGGCTGCGTCGCCATCGGCCTCAAAGAGATAGACGAGGTTGGCCCGCAGCTGACCCCGGGCACGGCGGTGGTGCTGGCCGATAAGCTGGACGAGACCGCACAGCCACGGCCCGACAGCGGCACCGCACAGGAGCTGCGCCGTCTGATGCAGAACTGGAGCAACGCCTGGGCGTCCCGCTCTGTGAAGATGTTCGATTTTTACAATCCCGATGCCTATTCCAAAGCCATGACAGAAAACTTTGGGGCTTTCAGGCAAAACAAAGAACGTCTTTTCAAAGCCCTGCAGTTCATCAAAATTTTCAATCGTAAAATCAATGTGCTTGAAGGTCCCGGTTACTGGGTAACCTGGTCTGAACAGCTGTATACGGCCTCCAATCTTTCTACAGAGGGCGTGCGCAGGCTGTACTGGCAGCGCGGCGCGGACCAGAAGTTTCGCATCGTTGGTATGGAGTGGACGCCTCGCGATCTGGGCATGCGCGCCGATTTTCAAAAGGGCCAGCTGGTGGCCGAAGCGCCTTTGCAGCAGGTCAGCGATGCTTCTTCCGAAGCGCCGCAGCCGCCCCGGCTGGATATGCCGGAGGCCGCGCCCGAAAAATCTGAACCAGTGGCGCTTGTCGCGCCGCAACCCTCGCAGGACAAGGCCGCTGCCGCCAAGGCGGGCCAGGCCGACAAGCTTATGGCCGCCAACGACCCGCTGATTGCCCGTCGTGCCGCCACGCCGCCCCCTGCGGAAGTAAACTGGGGCGCGCGCCCCAGTATGGAAGAAACGGCTCGCAACGACGCTGAGGCCACCCAGAAGGGCGCGGCCGCCAAGCCTGGGGAACAGGCCGCCAAGCCTGCGGAACCCGCTGCTGCTGGGCAGTTGCCGCCGCCCGCGACTGTTCAGGCTCCTGTTGCCGCGCCTGCGGCGGCAGCCGTGCAGACGCCCGCGCAGCCCGCCAAACCGGCGGTTGCGGCGCAGATGGCCCTGACGCCGGAAGTTCAGGCCGGGCTGGAAAAAGCCGTTAAAGCCTGGAACGCCGATTTTGCCGCCCGCTCGACTGACATTGCATCGCTGTACGATCCGGCCCGCTACAATCGCGAGGCCGGAACACCGCGCGGATATTCGTACAATTCGACCATACGCGAGCTTGAGCGCAGGTTCGCCGTACCGTGGCTGCGCCTCATAAGCCGCAAGCCCCGGTTTGAAGTGCAGGGCACGCTGGCTGTGAGCCACTGCGACCAGCTTGTTGTAGCGCCCAACGGCATGGAGCAGGGCGTACGCTCACTGTGGTGGAACAGGGACGACAAGGGCGACTTCCGCATTGTCGCCTCGCAGTTCAAGTCTGAAGAGCTGGGCCTTGCTGCGGATTATCTGGATCAGATCAGCGACGACGCCAGCGCCATGATCGAAAAATGGCGCAAAGCCTGGGAAGCCGGGCGGATTGACGAATACATAGAGTACTATGCCGACGATGCCATTCAGCAGGGTCGGTGGGGCGCCAAGAACATCCAGAAGCAGAAAGAGCTGCTCTGGCAACGCGTAAAGCCCACGCTTGTGCAGATCACCGGCCTGCGTCTGGTGGCCGACAGGCAGGGCATCCGCGCCGACATGAACCAGGTGTACGCGGACAGCTCGGGGCATACCGACCGTGGCACCAAGACCCTGTTGCTGCGGTATGACGGCAAAAACTGGCGCATTGCCCGTGAAGACTGGGCTTTGCTGGGCGCGCCTGCAGCCCCCATCGGAGCTGCCGACCAACAGTGA